The sequence below is a genomic window from Glycine max cultivar Williams 82 chromosome 20, Glycine_max_v4.0, whole genome shotgun sequence.
GGTATCCCCAATCTCATAAAGTGAGACGAAGTTCACCATTTATAAAACTATGGAGgccaaaattatcatttttaaaattaaagaattaagaCCAATTTTAACCAAACATTGAGAATTTCTAACACATTTTATggtaatttttcacaaaaaaatataacttgagagaagtatttttaaaaagtttaatcgctgtcaaatactaattaatcaatgataaaatttaataattggaaaaaaataaacaagtttgAGATCAGTAAATTTTAAGGATAAATCCTATTAAAATTATTGAGTGACTAATTTGTTTTTAGTGGTGAATTTTGATAACTGTAGGTAAGGACCATTTCGTTGCCCTGGGTCGAACCGCGTGGGATTTCATGCGCACAGAAGGTGGGTCCGACTTCGGAGCAAACATCTTCCTTAACCTCCCACCTGTCCTCAACATGTCGGTGCTAACAGTCGAACGACAACCCTGGAGAGGCCACAACCAGTTCGCCATCCCCTACCCCTCCTACTTCCACCCCAAAACCCTAGCCCAAACGCTGACGTGGCAGTCCCATCTCCGCCGACGCGCCAGGCCCCACCTCTTCTCCTTCGTCGGTGGCACGCGCCCGGGGTTACAAAAGGCAAAAGTCCGCGACCACATCGTCTCGCAGTGCCAAGCCTCAAAACGTTGCGTTTTGGTCCGGTGCGCGAGTGGAGACAGCAAATGCCACAACCCCATGAACGTGCTCGAGGTGATGGAAAAATCCACCTTCTGCCTCCAGGCGCCGGGGGATTCCTTCACGCGCCGGTCGACGTTTGATTCCGTACTGGCGGGGTGTATTCCCGTATTTTTTTCGGAGCATACGGCGTATACGCAATATAAGTGGTATTTTCCTAGGGAGAGGGATACGTATTCGGTGTTCATTGATGAGAGGGAAGTGATTGAAGGAAAGGAGAAGATGATGATTGAGGAGGTACTGTTGGGATTTGGGGAGAAAGAGGTTGAGAGAATGCGTGAGGTGCTCATTGGGCTAATCCCCACCCTCACCTACGCCCACCCCAACGCCACTGCCGCCTTTCCGGATGTTGTCGATGTCATGCTGCGCCGCCTCTCTCGCCGAGTTACCCACCATTTCAatcctataatttaattatatcccTCATCATCTCATTTCACTCAAAATCtcaagtataaaataaatataattttataaaaaaaaaatttgagaaaattactcatttgtcaatgtataaatttgtttttgatttttttaggaaTAATGTGACTTGTTTACTTTAATGGATAgccgaaaataaaaatagtagttattaatttattaatttattcaatttgtCGCGGAATATTACGAGATTTTGGGGTTTGTAAATGCGGTAGAAACTAGACACAGACAGTTGGAGGTAGCAATAAATGGAATCGTTAATAATGTTTGGGGTCGTGTGTTGAGAAATGTGACGTACACAGGAGTAGTATGTGGCAACAGTTTTTGGTTTTGGATCTTGTTGTGTTTATGTGCTATGCTATTACTTGTTCACGACTTTGTCGGTACCAAAATGTTCTACGACAATTACTAGTTTCGAATTCGATCTCAAATATATGCATATAGCTTCGTTTGGTGTTAAAAATTTGAAGTATTCTTGTTCGCTCACAGTGATCTTAGATCAAGTAGAATTACtcccgtaaaaaaaaaaaaaaaatacatataatctcttaaaaaaaagtgcTATTATTACTTGTTCGTGTCTATTTGATATTGTTGATTGACTGGTAGAACTTTATGGGCTCTAAACACTGAATTCAAtaccatatatatatttaatagaaTTCCATCTTACAAGTTAAGTTAACTttggttaatatttttatttgtcgtATAGTACCTGTGGTAGCTTATGCAGAATAAGCGCAAGTAAATGCTCTTTGAAGTTTCAACCTGCAACGTTCAGCCAAAGAGTTGCGTATGAATTGAGCGACAGCATGTGGTCCATATGATATCCCCGTCTATTTCTTTGACATATGGTAGTCATACAAAAGCAACGAAGGAGGGAGTGGGACATGTTTGACTGAAAAATTGTGATTTTCAGTATTATGAAAATGCCAGTTTAGGGGCAATATTTTGATGCAGTATCATATTTGTCACCTTGTATATGTACTCTTTGACATTCCACCATTTATATATTGTATCGAGTTGGTTCTGATTTAGTTAGGAGCTATGAGCTTTTGACCCAGTGTTGATTCTCAAACAAATGGGCTcagttaaaattttgaaatattttttttatgtttttctattgttttcacgttgtaatttttctttcttttttttaaaattaaaataattatgctaGTCTATTGACACAATATGAGTTGTTATTGTGTGGACAAATATAATATAGACAAACTAAGATGTGAGCTATAGTATTGTGAGTTAATTGGATCCATTGATTAATTTGATCCCAattactttcttttatttcatagAGCCAGCTATGTAAATCTAGATACACCATTTATGTATTTCTTAggtgtttcaaaatttaaattagattaaataagtaatagaatataatttaagaggaataaataatatttaaatcacatcatgtgagaaaaaaaattattgaatgaaaaaactaattaaggaaatataATTTGCTTACATCATAGTAActaattgaaaaaggaaaaaaaaatatattaatttaatttaacttaatatATGCATCACAAATAAAATAACCCACTAGGTTCGTTGTACACCAATGAAAAAACATGCATcacaaatgattttgaaatcttgtattaaaataattggtTAATCATTCATTAGTATTACAAACCACAGACAAACACAATTAGCGCAAGTGGATGCCAGTTATAGTTTCAACATTCAACCTCCGATGAAGTGGCAGTCATGCACGACTCATATAATACTAGTAATTAACTTGGCACTGGAGGATATTCTATCACGACAAACATGcatgtttgattaaaaaatcattctga
It includes:
- the LOC100793938 gene encoding probable xyloglucan galactosyltransferase GT17 translates to MFFRKPSPTPPLHSLSSLPSTAISFSKTKDPHNNKLRYTIFSCLFLASWLLILHRFNFTILAPSTTTTTPTCDGSKPLFYIYNLPSRFNLGLLERCQSLNIYTNMCPHVANNGLGQPLSTPDWYSTHQFIAEMIVHARLENHPCRTWDPYTAVLFYVPFYGGLYASSVFREANLTLRDSLAVDLVDFLQSQPWWKRHYGKDHFVALGRTAWDFMRTEGGSDFGANIFLNLPPVLNMSVLTVERQPWRGHNQFAIPYPSYFHPKTLAQTLTWQSHLRRRARPHLFSFVGGTRPGLQKAKVRDHIVSQCQASKRCVLVRCASGDSKCHNPMNVLEVMEKSTFCLQAPGDSFTRRSTFDSVLAGCIPVFFSEHTAYTQYKWYFPRERDTYSVFIDEREVIEGKEKMMIEEVLLGFGEKEVERMREVLIGLIPTLTYAHPNATAAFPDVVDVMLRRLSRRVTHHFNPII